In the Sarcophilus harrisii chromosome 1, mSarHar1.11, whole genome shotgun sequence genome, one interval contains:
- the RFESD gene encoding Rieske domain-containing protein isoform X2 yields the protein MNLQNSTQETETIEENSPVYVGREEDIKKSQRMTAVVHDKEVVIFYHKGEYHAMDIRCYHSGGPLHLGEIEDIDGKACIVCPWHKYKITLSTGEGLYQSINPKDPSAVPKWCSKGIKQRIHTVTVKNGHIYVTLSKPSDFKCDSDFYATGQFKVIQRPSTLKKFPDFKTT from the exons ATGAATCTTCAAAACTCAACACAAGAGACTGAGACAATAGAAGAAAATTCTCCTGTCTATGTTGGCAGAgaagaagacattaaaaaatctcaaagaatgacaGCTGTAGTCCATGACAAAGAAGTTGTAATTTTTTATCACAAAGGAGAATATCATGCTATGGATATTCGCTGTTACC ATTCAGGAGGACCTTTACACTTGGGAGAAATAGAG GATATTGATGGAAAAGCATGTATTGTTTGTCCCTGGCACAAATACAAAATTACTTTATCAACAGGAGAAGGACTATATCAATCTATAAACCCTAAAGATCCATCAGCAGTACCCAAATGGTGTTCCAAAGGAATAAAGCAAAGGATCCATACTGTGACTGTAAAAAATGGGCATATTTATGTGACTCTTTCTAAGCCTTCAGATTTTAAGTGTGATTCTGATTTCTATGCCACTGGACAGTTTAAAGTAATTCAAAGACCTTCTACACTGAAGAAATTTCCAGATTTTAAAACTacatga
- the SPATA9 gene encoding spermatogenesis-associated protein 9, which produces MPIKPVGWICGQVVKNFSGKIEGLQKAVMDLVDEFKDEFPTILRLSQSNQKTDEVVKTSKTKMATTLARIQGGPVLQGLHKISRSSKSVAKLLHPRLAHRLLELKTISHRLLRDINIPKQPLYKVQVRKGSLLDVISFPAKTVFASIIYASYAALIYLTVCINALLEKAKNIFQEEESIRQNKKDSFEVRKAFSEPVFSECEIIAKPYRSLPENPDTVLLSKLPDIKLSNNIQVLHSVFDQSNEMNE; this is translated from the exons ATGCCAATCAAACCCGTTGGTTGGATATGTGGCCAAGTAGTGAAGAACTTTTCCGGAAAAA TCGAGGGATTACAGAAAGCAGTCATGGACCTTGTAGACGAATTTAAGGATGAATTCCCCACCATATTAAGATTATCACAGTCAAACCAG AAAACAGATGAGGTCGTGAAAACATCTAAAACAAAAATGGCTACCACTCTTGCTAGGATACAAGGAGGACCAGTCCTTCAAGGATTACATAAAATATCTAGATCATCAAAATCAGTTGCCAAACTTTTGCACCCTCGACTCGCCCATAGGCTTTTAGAACTAAAGACCATATCTCATCGTCTGCTGAGGGATATAAACATCCCAAAGCAACCTCTGTATAAAGTTCAG GTCAGAAAGGGTTCTTTGTTAGATGTAATCTCCTTTCCAGCAAAAACTGTCTTTGCAAGTATAATATATGCATCTTATGCAGCGCTAATTTACTTG ACAGTCTGTATTAATGCATTGCTGGAGAAGGCGAAGAATATTTTTCAAGAAGAAGAGTCCATAAGGCAAAACAAAAAGGATAGTTTTGAAGTTAGAAAAGCCTTTTCTGAACCTGTGTTTTCTGAATGTGAAATCATAGCTAAGCCTTATAGATCTCTGCCGGAGAACCCAGACACTGTTCTCCTTTCCAAACTTCCTGATATTAAGTTGAGTAACAATATTCAAGTATTACATTCTGTATTTGACcaatcaaatgaaatgaatgaataa